One segment of Brassica napus cultivar Da-Ae chromosome C3, Da-Ae, whole genome shotgun sequence DNA contains the following:
- the LOC106384791 gene encoding early nodulin-like protein 1 — MASSSSLLVIIFFCISFFFLLSVKANEVTVGGKSGDWKIPPSSSYSFNEWAQMARFKVGDILVFSYEAGKDSVLQVTRESYEKCNTTSPKASHNDGNTKVKLEQPGPVYFISGKEGHCQKGQKLRLVVVSPRSSAFSPAPSPSGGPAVAPSSGAAKLTGVFSVVGLLLGFLALF, encoded by the exons atggcttcttcttcttctcttctggtcatcattttcttttgcatctcattcttcttcttattgTCTGTAAAGGCAAATGAGGTTACAGTCGGTGGAAAATCAGGTGACTGGAAGAtccctccttcctcttcttacTCATTCAACGAATGGGCTCAAATGGCTCGCTTCAAAGTCGGTGACATTCTCG TTTTCAGCTACGAAGCGGGTAAAGACTCGGTGCTTCAAGTGACAAGAGAGAGTTACGAGAAATGCAACACCACGAGCCCGAAAGCTAGCCACAATGATGGGAACACCAAGGTGAAGCTTGAACAACCAGGTCCTGTATACTTCATCAGTGGAAAAGAGGGTCACTGTCAGAAGGGTCAGAAGCTACGCCTTGTCGTCGTCTCTCCTCGTAGCTCTGCTTTCTCTCCGGCTCCTTCTCCATCTGGCGGCCCCGCTGTTGCTCCTAGTAGTGGTGCTGCTAAGCTCACCGGCGTGTTCAGTGTTGTTGGCCTTCTTCTTGGATTCTTGGCCTTGTTCTGA